One genomic window of Quercus lobata isolate SW786 chromosome 9, ValleyOak3.0 Primary Assembly, whole genome shotgun sequence includes the following:
- the LOC115959295 gene encoding uncharacterized protein LOC115959295 — protein sequence MACWSAENATKAYLDTLKMGQRAKEPDVAEFISAIAAGNNAQLMVVACAGAADSNTLALVAAAHQTCGRVVCILGGIEEVQLSKEVLGLDACHVEFVIGEAQKLVQTQYREADFVLIDCNLENHEGIFKAVQKVRRQSGVVIVGYNAFCKGSWWSSGSRTQLLPIGEGLLVAKIASRCEIGKSQWVVKVDKLTGEEHVFRVRFPQGKQIEA from the exons ATGGCTTGCTGGTCTGCTGAGAATGCCACAAAAGCCTACCTCGATACTTTGAAAATG GGACAAAGAGCTAAAGAGCCAGATGTAGCTGAGTTTATTTCAGCAATAGCTGCAGGCAACAATGCACAATTGATGGTTGTGGCATGTGCTGGTGCTGCCGACTCCAACACCCTAGCATTGGTGGCTGCCGCTCACCAAACCTGTGGCCGTGTAGTTTGCATCCTTGGTGGGATTGAAGAAGTGCAGCTATCAAAGGAAGTCCTAGGCCTTGATGCATGTCATGTTGAATTTGTTATAGGGGAAGCTCAAAAGCTAGTGCAAACCCAATATAGGGAAGCAGATTTTGTGCTTATTGATTGTAATCTTGAGAACCATGAAGGAATTTTTAAAGCTGTGCAAAAGGTAAGGAGGCAAAGTGGTGTGGTTATTGTGGGGTATAATGCATTTTGTAAAGGATCTTGGTGGTCTAGTGGATCAAGAACTCAATTGTTACCTATAGGAGAAGGGTTGCTAGTGGCTAAAATTGCCAGCAGGTGTGAAATTGGTAAGAGTCAGTGGGTTGTTAAGGTAGATAAACTCACAGGTGAAGAGCATGTATTCAGAGTCAGATTCCCACAAGGGAAACAGATTGAAGCTTAA
- the LOC115961336 gene encoding uncharacterized protein LOC115961336, whose product MDGSDDEQVLEQLKFNAKSDMRNVVLKKEMKFPNAKVFRVALREYAIKKPVNIKFKLNERTKISVHYKHKCGWRCYASQIYGELTFQIKTLTNECTCPKSFKNSQATSAYVAKRFIEDFSKNPNWEVSGVHNHVMQNLSVNLSVNQVYSSKGKAKNLINGDKQLQYGVLRDYAQMINTIDKGSRVIVQIEMANKTFQSKFKIFSGQILSTTAKDANDNIFPVAMAVVEQENKESWIWFLEIFADDIGRLEELYLVFISDRQKGLIPAIETLFLTVEHRYCVKHIYNNFKVDHKGLELKDALWRCVAAKTVREFKRDMQYIKDLDEKAYQYLANIAPALWTRSHFTPRALTDFLVNNLSESFNSMILKSRDKPLLAMLEWIRVRLMTRLYRKRKGIEMYARKLCPSIQ is encoded by the exons ATGGATGGGTCTGATGATGAGCAGGTACTTGAGCAGCTAAAGTTTAATGCTAAGAGTGACATGAGAAATGTTGTACTGAAGAAGGAGATGAAGTTTCCTAATGCAAAGGTGTTCAGAGTTGCTTTGAGGGAGTATGCAATTAAAAAACCTGTTAACATCAAATTTAAGCTGAATGAAAGGACCAAGATATCAGTTCACTACAAGCATAAGTGTGGTTGGAGATGTTATGCATCTCAGATATATGGAGAGCTAACATTTCAGATTAAGACCTTGACTAATGAGTGTACTTGCCCCAAGTCTTTTAAAAATAGCCAAGCAACATCAGCTTATGTTGCTAAAAGGTTCATTgaggattttagcaaaaatccaaattgggaGGTGAGTGGTGTACATAACCATGTGATGCAAAATTTATCTGTTAACCTAAGTGTAAACCAAGTGTATTCGTCAAAGGGAAAGGCAAAGAATTTGATCAATGGAGATAAGCAATTGCAATATGGTGTCCTTAGGGACTATGCACAAATGATAAACACTATAGACAAAGGGAGTAGGGTTATAGTGCAGATAGAAATGGCTAATAAGACTTTCCAGTCAAAATTTAAGAT ATTTAGTGGGCAAATCTTATCTACCACTGCCAAGGATGCaaatgacaatatttttccagtAGCCATGGCTGTTGTGGAACAAGAAAACAAGGAGTCTTGGATATGGTTTTTAGAAATATTTGCTGATGATATAGGGAGGCTAGAGGAGCTTTATTTGGTCTTCATTTCTGATAGGCAGAag GGGCTTATACCTGCAATAGAGACACTATTCCTTACTGTGGAGCATAGATACTGTGTGAAACACatctacaacaatttcaaagtCGATCACAAGGGATTGGAGCTGAAGGATGCACTATGGAGGTGTGTTGCTGCCAAAACAGTAAGGGAGTTTAAGAGAGACATGCAGTACATAAAGGATTTGGATGAAAAGGCATATCAGTATCTTGCAAACATTGCACCTGCACTATGGACAAGGTCACACTTCACTCCTAGGGCCTTAACAgattttttggtaaataactTGAGTGAGTCTTTTAACTCAATGATATTGAAGTCTAGGGACAAACCTCTCTTGGCAATGTTGGAGTGGATTAGGGTTAGACTTATGACTAGGCTTTacagaaaaaggaaagggaTAGAGATGTATGCTAGAAAGTTGTGTCCAAGCATACAATAA
- the LOC115960537 gene encoding hypersensitive-induced response protein 4 produces the protein MGNISCVFCGCVEQASVGVVERWGRFERLAEPGLHFFNPLAGQCFAGYLSTRISSLDVKIETKTKDNVFVQLICSIQYRVIKENADDAFYELQNPKEQIQAYVFDVVRALVPRMNLDDLFEQKGEVAKSVLEELEKVMGAYGYSIEHMLMVDIIPDPSVRRAMNEINAAQRLQLASVYKGESEKVLIVKKAEAEAEAKYLGGVGVARQRQAITDGLRENIVNFSHKVEGTSAKEVMDLIMVTQYFDTIKDLGNSSKNTTVFIPHGPGHVRDIGDQIRNGVMEAASGQASVE, from the exons atgggaaaTATATCGTGTGTGTTTTGTGGGTGCGTAGAGCAAGCGAGCGTAGGAGTGGTGGAGAGGTGGGGCCGGTTCGAGAGATTGGCTGAGCCTGGCCTTCATTTCTTCAACCCTCTCGCCGGTCAATGCTTCGCCGGTTATCTCTCCACCAGGATTTCCTCTCTCGATGTCAAAATCGAGACCAAAACCAAG GACAATGTTTTTGTGCAATTGATTTGCTCAATTCAATACCGAGTTATTAAAGAAAATGCTGATGATGCATTTTATGAGTTGCAAAATCCCAAAGAGCAGATTCAGGCTTATGTATTCGATG TTGTTCGAGCTCTAGTTCCGAGAATGAATTTGGATGATCTCTTTGAACAAAAGGGCGAGGTTGCTAAATCTGTCTTGGAGGAACTTGAGAAG GTGATGGGAGCATATGGATATAGCATAGAACACATGTTAATGGTTGACATAATACCTGATCCCTCTGTGCGCAGGGCAATGAATGAGATAAATGCAG CTCAAAGACTTCAGCTAGCTAGTGTATACAAGGGAGAATCAGAGAAGGTGCTCATAGTCAAAAAAGCAGAAGCTGAAGCTGAAGCCAAATACCTAGGTGGTGTTGGTGTGGCCAGGCAGAGGCAGGCAATCACAGATGGCTTGAGAGAGAACATTGTGAACTTCTCTCACAAGGTGGAGGGCACCTCGGCAAAGGAAGTGATGGATCTGATCATGGTCACTCAATACTTTGATACGATTAAAGACCTCGGCAACTCTTCAAAGAACACTACTGTGTTTATTCCTCATGGCCCTGGTCATGTTAGGGATATTGGTGATCAGATACGTAATGGTGTGATGGAGGCAGCCAGTGGTCAGGCAAGTGTTGAGTAA